The genomic window GTCTTGAGCCAAGATCTTCTTTGTGTCGGATGACGTTCCACCGACCCGAATGATAAAGGGGGATATCTCCGGATTTAAAAAGCGTGGCGGATTTGTTGCTTAAGGCTGCAATGGCGATATCGAAACCGGTACTTACCGGGAGACCTCCATACAGGTGGGAATAGGAGGCCACCAAAGCCTTTTCAGGAATATGTTTGGCATACTGATCATCGTATCCGCTGTACCCGTCCGCACCTAAAAAGAAGGCGTCGTTTTCAGGCAAGTCTATCTCTTTGCAGCGAAAATCTCCCATGTGGACATCTTCAATATAGCCGTAAGACGATGCTGTTTCATGTTCATTGGCTAAAACAAAGAAATTTGCTCCCTCACCAATAATTGCATGTTCCTTGTTCATTTGGCCGGTAAAATCTGCCTCACCATTGCCGGTATTATAAAGGCTATGCCAGAAGTAACCCAGTATTTTACTGTATTCGTCCACGCTGCCAATCAGAACCGAATCCACTCGCTTCTCTTTAAGCCACTGGCAGGCGCTCAAAAAGGCGGATACAATGGACATATCATAATGGCTGACGGATAAATTGGGCCCCATTTCCTTGAGCAAAATCGAAATGTAGGTGGCGGCGGCATTATGCACCGAGTTTGAAAACTGAATTGGAGAGCAAAAGGGGGCTGCTTCGGTTATAACAGAATGCTGCAGATCAAACGTGTTGCAGGTCGAACCGTAACCTGTCGCAATGATAATTCCCATTTTTTCCCGATTGGCATGCAGCATATCGGCATCTTCAAGGGCCAGAAAACATCCCAACAGCGCCATGCGGATGTAATGATCGATCCGACGCAGCTCTCTTTTATTAACATAAGAATTCAGTCTGTTTGTGTTGGCAAGAAAAGCAGGGACTTGAATATCACCACCCGTGGTTTTAATGACCATGGGGGTTGGGGTACTTTTTCCCGTAGTCAGCGCCTGATTAAGATCACCGATGCCGCAACCGAATCCCCCCAACACACCCATGCCTTTGATTGAAATTTTCAAGGCTGACGCTCTCCTGCTGACAGAATTAAAACCGAATTGATACCACCAAAGGCAAGAGTTTCTGAAAGAGCCCTATTGCCGCTGATCGATAAGTTTTGTTGAACCGGATAAGCCGGTGGCATTTCAGGATCAGGGGTAGCAAAACCGACACTTGCCGGCACCCTGCCGTTTTCAAGGCAGGCAATGGTAAATGCGGCTTCAATCGCCCCTGCAGCGCCAAGAGCATGTCCGGTGTATCCCTTGGTTGAAAAAAAAGGAACCTTGGGAAACATTTCATAAAAAACATGACTTTCCACCAGGTCATTGTCAAGAGTTCCGGTTCCATGGGCATTGATAAAAGCAATATCTGAAGCAGTTGTGCCACTGGTTTCCAGGGCTTCCTTAATGGCCAGCTTCAGACCTTTGCCGTCCGGTCTGGTTTTGGTATGGTGAAACGCATCCGTGGCTGATCCGTAACCCAGAATATGACCCCTTGGATCTTTTTTTAATTCTTCTAGTATATCTTCCGATACCAGGATAAAAATGGCGGCACCTTCCCCCAGGTTCAGACCTTTTCGATTGATGTCAAAGGGTTTGCACGGAGAATCGTCATTGATCAGCAGTGACTTAAAACCGGTATAGGTGATCTGGTACATTTCGTCGGTTCCACCGGCAATGACCATATCACATATTCCCGACCGGATCCATGAAGCAGCCAGTCCCAGGGCATCACTTCCGGCCGAACAGGCATTGACCACGGTTTGCAAAGGGCCGGTTAAACCGAATTCAGAAGCAATGGTACTGGTCGGATTGCTCATCAAAAACCGGGTTACAGGAGTAATAACCGATGAACTCTTTTTCTTTTTGCTATTGTTGGAGAAGGTCTCGTCGTACATGGAGCTGCCGACGTTTGTGCCGATACAGGCACCCACCCGCTTCGTTTGTAGTGTTTGGCTATCGAATCCGGCATCATTGATGGCTTCAAGCGTTGCCGTTAATGCCAGCTTGCAGGTGCGAAGAATATTTTTTTCTTTAAATAAGTGGGAAGGGAAAAAATCTTGTAGAACTTCAAAGACCGGGAGAGAAATGGTGGTAGGGAAATTGACCGGAGGGGCAGGATTGCGCTTTCCCCTATACAAATAGTCCATGCATTCCTTTAGCTCCAGTCCTGCAGAGCAGATACAACCGATTCCGGCGATGGCAACGGGTGTGACAGGTATCATATCTAAAGGCGGGCCTCAATAAACGCAGCCAGGGTGTTAATGGACTGAAGAGCGGGACGCCCTTCCTTCATATTCTTAATTCCCACGCCAAAATGGTGCTCGACCTGAAATACGATTTCGACGGCATCAATAGAATCGAGGCCGAGTTTTTCGCCGAACAGCGGTTCATTGTCCTCGATTTCTTCCGGTCTAACGTCTTCTATGTTCAATGTTTCAACAATTAATTTTTTTAGTTTTTCTTTAATGGTCATATCTAATATGGTTAATTCCGATGGTGATAAACTGAGCGGTCTCTTAAAGATTAATGTTTTAACCTCAAAAGCGTCAGTCCGCTCCAAAAGTCATGAAGTGACGCTCTTCGAAATTAGTACATGCTAATGAACAACTTCCATCAATTCCTCATAGATCTCGGTTTCCCTGTGGGCGCAGTCTCTCAAAATGTCGGCCATTGCTTCAAATGAATCCGACTGCGTGGCCCGGTTTTTACAGTTGCGAGATCCGATGACGGCAAATTCACGCCACCGGTCACCTGCTGATGTCATTTTCCCGGACAGATCCAGCAAGCGATTTTCCTTTAAAATACCGGCGGCTTCTTGCAGGAACGCCGCATACATAAAACGGAATCCACCTCCGCCTGTGCCCAGTTCTTCCTGCATGCGGATAAGCTGGACCAGATGAAGAATTGCCTTGCGTTTCCCAAATTTTTTGGGCCATTTTTCGATCCGGTTGGCCAGAAAACGGATACCCTTGACGCCGATGATAGGTCCCGGGGTTTTCAGCATTCTTCGGCAGGCCCCTTTTATACCCTTAATAATTGCAGGAGTAAAATCTATTTTTTCAGGCACGCTAGTAAGATAATACATGGTCCCTTTGGGTGCAAGGGCACCCTTGGCAAAACGCGCTTTTAACAGGTCTTTTCGGTGACAGGTGACGGGATCCTGGAAAACAGGATCGCTGATTAAATAGTGATCCCCTTCTTTCCCGTAGACAACAAGGTTGTGCATGTTAAAATGAAACCTGAAGGCGGAAGGGAAATAGGGCAGCCAGTATCCACCTGTTCGGCATGCC from Thermodesulfobacteriota bacterium includes these protein-coding regions:
- a CDS encoding beta-ketoacyl synthase N-terminal-like domain-containing protein, yielding MKISIKGMGVLGGFGCGIGDLNQALTTGKSTPTPMVIKTTGGDIQVPAFLANTNRLNSYVNKRELRRIDHYIRMALLGCFLALEDADMLHANREKMGIIIATGYGSTCNTFDLQHSVITEAAPFCSPIQFSNSVHNAAATYISILLKEMGPNLSVSHYDMSIVSAFLSACQWLKEKRVDSVLIGSVDEYSKILGYFWHSLYNTGNGEADFTGQMNKEHAIIGEGANFFVLANEHETASSYGYIEDVHMGDFRCKEIDLPENDAFFLGADGYSGYDDQYAKHIPEKALVASYSHLYGGLPVSTGFDIAIAALSNKSATLFKSGDIPLYHSGRWNVIRHKEDLGSRRICCLKLGAGGSYGWVSLNH
- a CDS encoding beta-ketoacyl-[acyl-carrier-protein] synthase family protein, which translates into the protein MIPVTPVAIAGIGCICSAGLELKECMDYLYRGKRNPAPPVNFPTTISLPVFEVLQDFFPSHLFKEKNILRTCKLALTATLEAINDAGFDSQTLQTKRVGACIGTNVGSSMYDETFSNNSKKKKSSSVITPVTRFLMSNPTSTIASEFGLTGPLQTVVNACSAGSDALGLAASWIRSGICDMVIAGGTDEMYQITYTGFKSLLINDDSPCKPFDINRKGLNLGEGAAIFILVSEDILEELKKDPRGHILGYGSATDAFHHTKTRPDGKGLKLAIKEALETSGTTASDIAFINAHGTGTLDNDLVESHVFYEMFPKVPFFSTKGYTGHALGAAGAIEAAFTIACLENGRVPASVGFATPDPEMPPAYPVQQNLSISGNRALSETLAFGGINSVLILSAGERQP
- a CDS encoding phosphopantetheine-binding protein; amino-acid sequence: MTIKEKLKKLIVETLNIEDVRPEEIEDNEPLFGEKLGLDSIDAVEIVFQVEHHFGVGIKNMKEGRPALQSINTLAAFIEARL
- a CDS encoding BtrH N-terminal domain-containing protein → MKIDFKHRHSAHCESGVSSNLLFHYGVDISEAMAFGIGGGIFFGYLPFLKVNKLPITTFRCEVGGIFKRLTKKLGVDVYWQQFRSPQKAMDALDRCLGKGIPVACRTGGYWLPYFPSAFRFHFNMHNLVVYGKEGDHYLISDPVFQDPVTCHRKDLLKARFAKGALAPKGTMYYLTSVPEKIDFTPAIIKGIKGACRRMLKTPGPIIGVKGIRFLANRIEKWPKKFGKRKAILHLVQLIRMQEELGTGGGGFRFMYAAFLQEAAGILKENRLLDLSGKMTSAGDRWREFAVIGSRNCKNRATQSDSFEAMADILRDCAHRETEIYEELMEVVH